The DNA segment GGCGGCGGCATGGCCGTGTTCCAGGCGGTCGGCGCCTTTCGACTGTTTACCGGGCTCGAGCCGGACGCGGCGCGGATGCTCGGCCATTTCAGGGCGCTGACCGGCTGACGATGTCATTGCTCGGCTTGACGACCCCAGCAGGGCAGAGGGGTGTACCAACACCCACTTCCCGCCACTGCAATACAGAAGCGAGGACAGGATGATGAAGACCTCGATAGCCACCGTTTCGCTTAGCGGCGATCTCAAGGACAAGCTGGAGGCGATCGCCAAAGCCGGCTTCGACGGCGTGGAAATCTTCGAGAACGATTTCCTCGCTTTCGATGAAGGGCCGCGGGAGGTCGGCCGCATGGCGCGCGACTTCGGCCTCGAGATCACCTTGTTCCAACCGTTCCGGGATTTCGAGGGCATGCCGGAACCGCTTCGCACGCGAACCTTCGACCGTGCCGAACGCAAGTTCGACGTGATGCAGGAGCTTGGCACGGATCTCGTGCTCGTCTGCTCCAACGTATCGCCTGCCGCCCAGGGCGGCATCGACCGTGCGGCCGCCGATTTCCGCGAGCTTGGCGAACGGGCGGCGAAGCGAAACCTCAGGGTCGGCTATGAGGCGCTCGCCTGGGGCCGCCACATCAACGATCACCGCGACGCCTGGGAGATCGTCCGGCGCGCCGACCACCCCAATGTCGGCCTTATCCTCGACAGTTTCCACACGCTTTCCCGCAAGATCGAAGTCAATTCGATCCGGTCGATCCCGAAAGAAAAAATCTTCATCATCCAGCTCGCCGACGCGCCGCTGATCGACATGGACCTGCTCTACTGGAGCCGGCATTTCCGCAACATGCCCGGCGAAGGGGATCTTCCGGTCACCGACTTCATGCGCGCCGTCGCTGCCACCGGGTACGACGGCTATCTGTCGCTGGAAATTTTCAACGACCAGTTCCGCGGCGGCAATGCCGGGGCCATCGCGGTCGACGGGCGCCGCTCGCTGATCTATCTCGGCGACCAGGTCAAGCGCGCCGAACCGGACACACCCTTGTCGGTACCGGCGATGCCGGCGCCCGCCGAGGTCAAGGGCGTCGCCTTCATCGAATTCGCCGCCGACGAGGAGCAGGTGGCCGAACTGGAGGCGCTGGTCAGAACGCTCGGCTTTCAGAAGACCGCGACGCACAAGAGCAAACGCGTCGCGCTTTACCGCCAGGGCGCAATCAATCTCGTCATCAATACGGAGCGCGAGGGTTTCGCCAATGCCTCCTACCTGGTGCACGGCACGTCGGCTTATGCCTTCGGGCTGATGGTCGACGACGCCGCGGCGACCGTCGAGCGCGCAAAGGCGCTCGGCGCTGAACCCTTCGCACAGGCCGCCGGCCCCGGCGAGCTTTCGGTACCGGCGATCCGTGGCGTTGGCGGCGGGGTCATCTATTTTCTCGAC comes from the Sinorhizobium garamanticum genome and includes:
- a CDS encoding bifunctional sugar phosphate isomerase/epimerase/4-hydroxyphenylpyruvate dioxygenase family protein — protein: MKTSIATVSLSGDLKDKLEAIAKAGFDGVEIFENDFLAFDEGPREVGRMARDFGLEITLFQPFRDFEGMPEPLRTRTFDRAERKFDVMQELGTDLVLVCSNVSPAAQGGIDRAAADFRELGERAAKRNLRVGYEALAWGRHINDHRDAWEIVRRADHPNVGLILDSFHTLSRKIEVNSIRSIPKEKIFIIQLADAPLIDMDLLYWSRHFRNMPGEGDLPVTDFMRAVAATGYDGYLSLEIFNDQFRGGNAGAIAVDGRRSLIYLGDQVKRAEPDTPLSVPAMPAPAEVKGVAFIEFAADEEQVAELEALVRTLGFQKTATHKSKRVALYRQGAINLVINTEREGFANASYLVHGTSAYAFGLMVDDAAATVERAKALGAEPFAQAAGPGELSVPAIRGVGGGVIYFLDEKSELARIWEIEFEPVEDDLPTVPAGLVSVDHVAQTVKYEEMLTWLLFYNSLLDVHKTPMVDIIDPAGLVRSQVVENDAGSLRITLNGAENRNTLAGHFIAETFGSGVQHLAFATNDIFAAAEALRANGFRALPISPNYYDDIEARFALEPELIERLKEANILYDRDEHGEYFQLYSPTYGEGFFFEIVERRGYRGYGAANAIFRIAALKKQLRPAGLPRD